The sequence ACAAACGAGCAGTACCATCGCGAGAACCAGTTACAAATTGTTTACCATTAGGACTAAACGCGACACTTTCTACCCAGTCTGTATGTTTTTTTATTTTTTTGAGGAGATTAGCATTTTTATCCCATAAATGAACATTATCATCCCTAGAACCAGTTACAATTCTTTTTCCATCAGGACTAAATGCAATGCTCAAAACTGGGTCATCATGACCATTTAATACTTCAATAAGTTTGCCTTTTGAATCCCATAAATGAACTTTACTGTCACTTGAACCAGTAGCAATTTGATTTCCATTGGGACTAAAAGCAATGGTGTAAACTGACGTTTTATTTGCAATTTGCCATCCCCTAATCCACTCGCCATTTTTATTCCATAAGTTTATTTTACCATTACCAGAACCAGTAGCAATTTGACTTCCATTGGGACTAAAAGCAACAGTAAATATTTGACTGTCAACCTTTTGGAACATGTTTGACTTCTTTTTAGATAATTTCCATATTCTTGCAGTTGTGTCATGTGACGCACTAATAATATGTTGATTATCGGGTGTAAAGACAACACCATATACCCATTTTGTATGTCCTCTTAATACTTCTTTAATAGCGTATAAGTTCTGATTCTCATCTTTTTTCCATAAACGAACTGTATTATCACGTGAAGCCGTAGCAACGTACTGACCATTGTGACTGAATACAACACCATTAACAACACTAGTATGTTCTCTCAATACTTGAACTAAATTATCTTGTAATTTCTGATTTGGATTCCATTCCCATAAGCGAACAGTATTATCCTTGGATGCAGTTGCAATTAATTGACCATCTTTACGAAAATCTGCGCTTTTAACTTCCTCTTCATGACCAATTAATGTTTGGGTAAGCTTACCTTGTTCATTGAATAATTGCACAATACCTTGCTCTGAAGTTGTGACAATTACTAATCCATGAATAGTAAAAACAGCATCAATTACTTTGAATTGTTGGTCTTTTTTCTGTTGAAATGCTAGTGATGCAATTTTTTCATAGTTCTGTGAGTGCCAGAAAGTAATTTTATAGGTTGATTTATAGTCGTATTTCTTGTCAAATGAGACAGTAACAATGCGTTTACCATCAGGACTAAAAATAGCTCTGCTTACTTTATAATTTTTATCGTGTTTGAGTATAGCAATTTCATTACCAGATAAGTCCCATACTTTTGCAGTTGTATCAGCAGAAGCTGTGACAATGTATTTGCTATCAGAACTAAAATTAGCTCTGAATACTACACCTTCTTTTTCTTTATGTGGAAGTGGAGCTAATTGTTTACCATTCCTATCCCATAACTGAGCAGTAGTATCAGTAGAAGCAGTAACAATATATTTACCATTAGGACTAACACTTACGCTATTGACTTGTCCTTTGTTTTCTTCATGTTTGAATTGATTGCGTTCTTGAATATTATCTAATATGGATTGTAAGGCTAAAATAGGACTACTAACTGGATAATTTTCAACGGAGTGACTATTGTTCACAAGTTTTTGTAATTTATCCCCAAGTTTTATGGCAGATTTCAAAGCTTCTATTTGTTGATAACTAGACAACTGTAAAGCGACATTTCCTGAAAATTGTATATTACTGATAGCAAGAATTTTTTTTCTATTTTTTTCTGCTGAGTTAGCAAATAAACCAGCAGTCATTATAGCAAACAACAAAAAAATTGCTCCAATTCTAATACGTCGATTTGCTTGTTTATTTGCTTGCAGTAAAACTTCCTTAGCATTTTTTTCTGCTTCTTTTTGATTTTGGTATTTTTGACTTGCATTTAAAAATTGATAATCAACAAAGTTGAGTTTTTTATTGCTTGACCAGTTGATAGCATCCTGCAACGCTTTTCCTTGTAATAACCGGGATTCATCCTTATAACCTGATGCTAGCCATCTATTAAAAGATTCCGAATAAGGTCTTAGAGTGGCTAATTGTTTATCAACCCAACTCAAGTTAAAAATAGATTTATAAATGCGGTTATAAATTTTCAAACTACCATTCTGTTTAATTACTAATCCCGATAAACATAATTCGACTTGTTCGGGACTTTGATTTGTTGCAACTTCACCATTTTGTAAAATACTTTGATAAATGCCTAATAACCTGCTAGCAGAGCGCTCATCTTTCAAAATTCTGTCTCTAATTGTCCTCAAATGCTCTGGCTCATCCTGGTACTCCCAATTATAAATAATTTGATTGTGGATAATTGTTGACACTCTTCCTTCTAGCAAAATTCTAGTATTATCAGAAATATGATTGACTATTAAATTACATAATTTTTGTGTTAAAAAGGGTTGACCATTTGTCCAGTACCATATCTGTTCTAATACTGCTTTTGGATTTTCTACCTTTTCTAAAAATCCTTGAATTAATGATGAAGAAGTAATTTCTTCTAAACTAAAAGGAGTCAATTCAATTGCTTGACCGATATTAAATGGTGTACGTTTTATATCAGCAATCAAATCTCCAGGTGTTGCCACTCCTAGCAAACAAAATGTGAGACGATTGTAAATAGGATTATCTGCACGTAGGTTATAGCAGCCGCGAATAAAAGCGAAAAAATCATCGCAGGGAAATTTTAAACTTAGAATACTATCAATTTCATCGATAAAAATGACAATATTTTGATGTACTTGTTGTAGCAATACTTTTTCAATAAACTTGCTAAATATCCTGATAGGAGAAATATTTTTCTGCTCATCCCACCAAGCGTCCAAATCAAAATCTAAATCAGCTCTCTGTACCAAGTTATCAATTATATCTGCATACCATTGTTCTGGAGTAGAAAAAGAAGTATTGAACAATGACAAATCTATAATAATACAAATTATTCCATCTTGTTGCAGTCTACGCATTACTTGTACGCGCAAACTAGATTTACCCATTTTACGTGAATTCAATACATAACAAAATTTTCCTGCTTTGAGACTGTTATAAAGCTCATCGTCTGCTGGTCGTTTAATATAAGTAGAGGAATCTTCTGGTAAAGTCCCCGAAAATCTATATTCATAAGCCATACCTGAAATTTTTCTATTGTAGTGTTGATAAATAAACTTAAATCTTTTAAGACAAAGTTAGACGACTGCTGAAATACTGACGATATAAATTACAGCGTGGTGTAACGCAATTTCCTTTTAGTTTTACCAATCCCATTTTGTGTAATTTAAACGCTAGTTCTGAAGCTATATCTACAGGTTGCGACGAGTTTACGCTTGTCAACAATGCATCTGCAAGTTCGGGATACTTTCTTAAAGTCTGCAAATGTTTTCCTAAATGATTTTGAAAAATTCCTTCATCAGTAGGAGCCGTTGCTAAAAGTTTTTCCAAAGTTAGATGTTGATATTTAATACAATCAAAAGCCCTACATATTAAAGCCGGATGTCCTCCCAGCATGGCTGTTAAATCTTCAACAGCAGATGCATCCCAATTTAGTCCGTATTGCTGTGCTAAATAAAGTACTTCTTCTGGGGAAAATTCCACAAGATCAATAGGCAAACCTACGCCAGCTAAGGGGGAAGAGTTGATATCCATACCACCATATACTTCCGTAGAATGTACGAGTACCAAGCGCATCTTTTTCCACAACTCGCCAATGCGATCGCTTTGTTTGCTTTGGTCGTTCCAAACTCGCAACAACTTACAAAAATCATTAAAAATTGCTGATTGCTCAAAGACTAAATCTAAATTATCTAATCCCAATACCAGCGGATTTTTAACTTCTTTTAATATATGTTTTTGAAAGTAACGATTACAGTTGCTGTTAATTCCGTATCTGGTTTTCCAATGCTCATCTAAACGGTCTTCTAGTTCAAATATATCAGTTAAATTAACGCAAAACCATTGTAAAAATTCTTGATAATCGCTTAATACCAGACTATCTGCTTGCTGAAAATCTAATTTCCTTGCTTGATAACCCTCCTGTCTTGCGTTATCAAGAATTCTTTCCAGCAACAAGGTTTTACCCATCTGCTCTGGTGCTTTTATACGTATTAAAGCACCAGGTTTTTTAATTTCCCGATCGCACTGAGATTCGTAAGGTTCTCGCGTTACATAAAAAGGTGAAGACTCATTATTTTCAATGTCTAATTCTGTAACTTCTTCCCAATCCAATCCTAGTACCTGACAAAAAGCTTTGAAAGCATCTAACTTTATATATTCTTTTCCTTGCAAAAACCGTTTAAAAGTTGCACGAGACACTCCATCAGCATAAGGACCGAATTCTTCCCATTCAATTTCTGGTTGCAAGAGTATACTTGCAGCCACAAGCCATTGAGAATTTTCTATAGCCCATCCTTTCTTTTCTCTAGCCTTCTTAATCTTTGCTAATCCTTTTGGAGAAGCTTTCAGAGTAAGCAATGTATACTTCCTTACTTTAATTAACTTATTTACTTAAAAAGTATAACCCGATAAATAATAATTTTTCATACCAGTTTTTGCTCAGTATTAGCTCATTATCATTTATCAAACTATTTCTAGTGATTTTAAAAGTGAGCTAGTGCTGCATCTAGTTGATTCATAAAATATAAATCATCATAAAAATGTCAGCAAGTTAAACAAACATGATTTTCTTTATATGACTCATGTTTTTATCAAATTGCTTGATGCGAAGAATATGTCTTCTTATTAATGTTTCGGAGTATCAATTATGAAAATATCTCGCAAAGTTCGTAGAGAATTAATGTTAATCGCTTTTGATTTAGTTGATGGACAAGTAGATGACTTAGAAGCAATGTGCGAAATCCTAGAAGCTATTGCAGCAGCAGGAAGAAAAGAACTAGAAGCGAAAGCTAGTGCATAAAAATTAAATTGGCTTTCCCTGTTGAAATTATCTCATATCAAATAATAACAACGGGAAAAGCAATTGAAATCTTTATGCTGTTGGCAATCGCAAATATACCTTTATGCCCCAACCCCCAATTTTAGGGGAGAAAGATACTTTAATGAAGTATCCGAAATTTGTGCGATTTAGGGGGCTAATTGTTAACTTAATCAAACTAAAAAACAATGAAACTACAAGAATTCTACAGTCAAAAATTGGAATACGGTTTAGAAGCGATCGCAGCTGATAAAGAATTAGCCAAACATGTTCAAGAAGTTCTGATTTGGCACAAACTTCTAGCACCTCCAGCAGATGGTAAATTCGGTCCGATTTCTGCTTCAGCACTTCGAGAATTTCAAGAATTAACGAAGTCCGATGAATTGGGATTCCTAGGATTCGATACCGCTAAGAAATTAATTGAGACACCCCCCGGTGTTTTAATACAAGAACTAACTTTGAACAACGATTTGGCTAGCCGCATTGTCAAATACATGCTCTTCAAAGACTACCACGTTGATAGAAAAGTAGATGAATACAACATCATCTATATTGAAGGAATGAACCCAAACGGAACTCTTAATTCCGACAAACCTAATAGTTTCAACGATTTACGAGTAGTTATCCAAATTGTTGGTAGAACTCCTAAAATTATCGGCATTTGGGAAGCAACTACCGAACCTGGTTTTCATTACACCTATAATCCCATGAATTCTAAGGGTGCAGCCAGAATTAAATTTGGACAATACAAAGCATGGAGAGTAGGAAGACACGGTAATGCCGAACGTCATGAAGCTCTGATTCAGGTCTCTGATATTACTGTTCACAGGGACTTTAATCAAGACATGATTCGTACAGGTGACAAGCTAAATACAGGTCGTTTTGCCATCAATCAACACTACGGATATGACTATCCCCGTAACAATATTAGCTACGCCAGTGCTGGCTGTTTGGTAGGACGCACCCGTAAAGGTCACCGAGAATTCATGAGGCTGATTAAACAAGATTGGCGCTATCAAAACAACCCCAACTATAGGTTTATGACAACTATTATTGCGGGAGATGATTTAGTCAAACAGTTCTCTGCTTAATGTCTTGCATCTTTGAGATAAACCGGGTGGATTACAAGTTAACAAACTAAAACACCCGGTTTCTCACAACCTTTGAAAATAATTACCCACTATCTTTTAATCAACTTTGTAACTTATTAAGGAATATCAAATGTTTACTTGGAATGATTTTGTGCAAGCTTTAGCCTCTACAGAAATAGAATTTGAGCATCTCAAGGTAGCTCAATTAGCTCAAGCCATCTTAGAATCCGGCTGGGGTAAATCAGAACTATTTAAGTTACACGCTAATCCATTTGGAATCAAGTATCGCCAAGAGATTCAAACTGCTTCGCCTGTTGAATATCAGGCTCACGACGGGACAGACATTTATTGTAAATTTGCGACATTCAAAGATGCAATAACTGGCTATTGGACTTTTATAGATAGACCAGTTTATTCTGGATGGCGTAATAATAGTGCAACTCCTGAAGATTTTATTCGTTTTATTGCTTTTTCAGGTTATATTGACGGACCTTTTGATGGTACAGAAGCTTCAAGGTTGAGAAAAGAAAAATATATCAGCAAAGTTGTCAAATTAATTCCAGATGCTCAAAAGCTTTTAGCTCCGGGAAAACCAATCTGGAAGAAAAAAGGTGTGATGTTAGAAGTAGGACACGGTAAGAATCCTAAAGTCTGGGAACCTGGAGCAATTGGATTTAACGGGATAAGGGAATATGATTTGAATTTGCTCGCTGCTAAAGCTGCTAAAAATGCACTCGATCAAGCTGGAGTACCTTGTGTTATTTCAGATTCTGGCAGAGATTTGTACGATATAGGTAAAACTGCTGCTGATTACGATGTCTTTTGTTCCATCCACCACAACAGTGCTAAACGCGATACTCAAGGAGCAGAAGTCCTCGTGCATCATAACAAAGCAGATACACAAGACTTAGAACTAGCATCCTTAATGAGTGCAGAAATTGCTGACGAACTTGGAATTAGCGATCGCATTGCAAAAGGTAGAAATCCTCGTTCAAAATTGAAAGTATTGAGCGGTGCAAAAGATACTAATGTCAGAGTAGCCGTACTAGCAGAATTATATTTTATTCACGTATCAGTTCCTAATAACCAAGATTGGACTACTCGTGGAGGAGAAGCTATTGCTAGAGCAATTTTGAAATGGCTGAGTAAAACATCGTAATTAAATACCTCTTAACCTATGGAAGTGAGAGAAAGTATTATTTCCTTCCTCTCACCTCCAATACAAACAACAACCGATTCAGCTATTGAAGCCTAGAAACATAAATTAGGTGAAATTATTCATCAAGGAGTAAATAGTTATGAATAAACAATTATTTTTAAACCTTAGCTTAAGTTTACTATTATTAGCTCCTCTACCTTCACCAGCTTTAGCCGAAGATATTAACATTAAAACCATTAAGCAAAAAACTTCTTATCAAAGCACAAATATAGAAGCAATAATAGTTAAATTTCCCAATGATATTGAATTTGATGTAGGAGGAAAAAAGAAACTACCTGTAGTTTTGCGTACTGTAGAACCAGTTCTTAATCATGTTGGGAAAGTAATAGTACCAGCTAATAGCAGAGTTGAAGCTGTATTAGTTCCCGTAGATAAAGCAACAATAATTGTTGCCAAATCATTAATCATGAATGGAAAATCATATCCACTTCATGCAGCTACTAGAAACAAAATTCCTGCCAATAAAATAACTAAAAAAAGTCGTATGGAACAAGCAAATACATATAGTAGTTCCGTCGCTCGCCTTTCTCCGGTATATAACAACTTAACTGGCAGCAGAGGAAGCCAACAAATAAATAAAAATGCTGTGATAATTCAAGGAGTAGGTGCAATAGTCGGATTTTTAAGTCCGCGTTCCATGCTTGCATCAATTATTCCTCAAAATAGCGAGCATATTCTTCATTTAGAAAAACCTCTCAGTCTAAACAGGGATAAAAATACATTTGTATTAGCACCAACTGTAGATAAATAAATGACTAAAGTCATTACCACAAACTTTTTTGAATAGCTAAAATAGTTATGAAAGAAACCCACATCCAGAAAATGAATACTCAACCATCAGATAAATTATCTTCTATTAAAAGATTTGCAATCGGTATATTAATTGGACTTTTCATTGCTGCAATATCATGGCTTTGTTCAACTTATTTTCATGTCAATATTCCCTTAATTCAAGGAATTATTGGCAGTTTATTATTATCAATCTCTTTCGGTATCCTCGCTACCTTCAGCGGAATAGATAAATTATTAAATAATCTGCCGGAATTTTAATGTGGAACATTTCAGCTTTAATGTAAATCTTATCTAGGTGGTGTTTCCTTTGGCAGAATATGACATCTACCTTTAACAAAAAAGTAATTCTAGTCAGCTTGCTGTTAGTTGGAATTGCTTCCCCCGTTTCTTCTCAACCCCAGCCACGACAACAAGAAATTAAACCTCCAACTGTTACCAGAGAGTTTCGCGCTGCATGGATTGCTACGGTTGCGAATATAGACTTTCCGTCAAAACCCGGATTAACAACCGCAGAACAAAAAGCTGAATTAATTGCAATATTAGATAAAGCTGCGTCAATTAATTTAAATGCTGTAGTTTTTCAAATTCGTCCTATAAGTGATGCTCTATATAATTCTCCCTACGAACCTTGGTCGGAATTCCTTAGCGGAGAAATGGGTAAACCACCACAACCATTTTACGACCCTTTAAAGTTTGCAGTTGAAGAAGCGCACAAAAGAGGCTTGGAATTACACGCTTGGTTTAATCCCGATCGCGCCCATCATCCCGAAACAATTTCACCTATATCGGAAAATCATATCAGTAAAACAAGACCGGAATTTGTCAAAAAATACGGTAAATACATGTGGTTAGATCCCGGTGACAAACAAGTTCAAGATTATTCGTTAAAAGTAATATTAGATGTTGTTAATCGTTACGATATTGATGGTGTTCATATCGACGATTATTTTTATCCCTATCCCCAACGTGACTTTTCAGGTAAAAAAATCGATTTTCCCGATGATATTAGTTTTAATAAATATTTAGAAGCGGGAGGAAAATTAAATCGTGCTGACTGGAGAAGAGAGAATATCAATACTTTCGTTAAGCAGATGTATGAAAGTGTTAAAAAACAGAAACCTTGGGTAAAAGTTGGTATTAGCCCCTTTGGAGTTTGGCAACCCGGTTATCCAGAAAGAATTACTAATATAGATAGTAGTGGAAGAGGTTTTAATGCTTACGAGCAGATTTATGCAGACTCTCGTAAATGGTTGCAGCAAGGTTGGTTAGATTATCTTTCACCACAACTTTATTGGAAGATTGAGCAGACGGCACAAAGTTATCCGGTGTTGTTAAATTGGTGGTTGAGTCAAAATATCAAAAACAGAAGTATTTTTCCTGGAATTTATACAAGTCGGATTACTAATCAAAAAGGTAAAGGTTGGGATGCAAGCGAAATAGCTTATCAAATTAGAACAACGCGAGGATTTACCAAAACTAGTGGCAATATTCACTTTAGTATGAAAGCTTTGATGCAAAATCGCGATGGAATTGCCGATATTTTAGCAGAAGACATTTACAAAAAACCAGCATTAGTTCCCGCAACACCTTGGGTAAATGACACTCAACCGAAAAAACCCGAATTAAAGATTATTCAAGATAAAAAATTTGCACAAATAAGACTTTATTGGCAACCTAAGAATAAACAAAAAATTAAATCATGGGTAGTGCAATTAAAAAAAGGTGATGAATGGAATACAACTATTTTACCAGGCAATAAAAACTCGTATTTTGTAAACCATGTTGATATTGAGAATATTGCAATTTCAGGTGTTAGCCGCTATGGAATTGAAAGCAAACCTGCTTTGATAGATGTTAAAGCGGAAGTTGAGGCTTTGAATTGGTAATGGGTTTTTAGACATGAGTCACAAATTAAAAATTATACTCATTTATTTTTTCTCTGAAGTTAATAATTATTAACTTTTTGTTTTTTTATAAGTAGATAACAATTACCAATTATCGATTCCCTATAACCTATCCTCAAATTTAACGGGATATTTTAAACTAGATAACATCTGCTTCATTTGCTCCCTTCCAGATCCAAAAGCTTTTCTTACAGAAGGTTTCTCTGACAACCTTTGAAAATAAATCGTCAAATTCTGTAAATGCTGATAATCGTAAACAATCCTTAGATAAGAAAGAGTAGGAGCCGCACTACAGTCAGCTAATGTAAACGTATCTCCTACCAACCAGGTACGATTTGCTAATTTCTCGTCAAGTAAATTACAAGCTGATTCTAACAATCGCTTGGCTTTGACAACTTCTTTATCCTCCCTTGGAGAAGGCGATCGCTGACTATCCTTAAATAATGCTTCCCTTCCACCGTTAATATATACGTCAATAATCCGTTCGAGCATTCGCATCTCTAAATTAGCTTTACTATCTTGAGGAATCAACGGAATATCCTTTTGATAGTTATCCAAATATTCAACAATAATACTCGCTTCTAAAAGTATTTCTCCATCATCCGTTATCAAAGTCGGGATTTTACCAAAACGGTTTATCTGTAAATATTTTTCTCTCGATTCAGCATCAAACAAGTTTACTTCAATAGGCGTGAAATCCAACTCTTTTTCGTAAAGAGCTATTAATACACGTTGGGAATAAGACGAAGCCGGAGCGTAATAAAGTTTCATTTTTGATTGCCTCCTTAATTAAATCAGATAAAAATGGATTAAAGTCAATTAATTTACATTTATTACTATATTTTTAGACTATCAAAGCTATATATCGCTTTTTAAAGTCAAAAATAATTTAATTTCTGTAAATAAAAATTAAATAATTGATATATTCCGCTATCGGAATAGTAATATTGACTCATAGGGTGATTCGGTGATGAAATATGATTGGAACTAAAAAAGCAGCAGAATTATTAGGGATTTCCGACCGTCGGGTAAGAAAACTAATTGCTCAAGGCAGAGTGTATGGAGCTTTTAAAATAGGTGGAAGTTGGGTGATTCCGACGGAAAATGGTTATCCCCAAATCAAAACAGCCTCTCGCGGTCCTAAGCCAACCTGGAAGAAAGTTAAAACTCCTGCGAAGAATGTTGTTTATATAAATCGTCAGTTAATAGGAAAGAAGATGGACGATGGTAACTTCTGTCCACCAATCGCCGTAAAATGTCGGAACAAGAATACCTATTCGAGGAGAGTTGTAATTCCCGGACCTTGCGTTCTAGTTTATGAATTTGAAAATCCTCTAAATGATTGCGGCGCAACGGCATGGCTTGAGACTTTTTCTCAACCCGAGATTAAAGATGGTTGCACTTTTGGAGAAATAATGGCTAAAAATCCACAGCCAGTTCAACGAAAAAC comes from Rivularia sp. PCC 7116 and encodes:
- a CDS encoding N-acetylmuramoyl-L-alanine amidase gives rise to the protein MFTWNDFVQALASTEIEFEHLKVAQLAQAILESGWGKSELFKLHANPFGIKYRQEIQTASPVEYQAHDGTDIYCKFATFKDAITGYWTFIDRPVYSGWRNNSATPEDFIRFIAFSGYIDGPFDGTEASRLRKEKYISKVVKLIPDAQKLLAPGKPIWKKKGVMLEVGHGKNPKVWEPGAIGFNGIREYDLNLLAAKAAKNALDQAGVPCVISDSGRDLYDIGKTAADYDVFCSIHHNSAKRDTQGAEVLVHHNKADTQDLELASLMSAEIADELGISDRIAKGRNPRSKLKVLSGAKDTNVRVAVLAELYFIHVSVPNNQDWTTRGGEAIARAILKWLSKTS
- a CDS encoding peptidoglycan-binding protein, whose amino-acid sequence is MKLQEFYSQKLEYGLEAIAADKELAKHVQEVLIWHKLLAPPADGKFGPISASALREFQELTKSDELGFLGFDTAKKLIETPPGVLIQELTLNNDLASRIVKYMLFKDYHVDRKVDEYNIIYIEGMNPNGTLNSDKPNSFNDLRVVIQIVGRTPKIIGIWEATTEPGFHYTYNPMNSKGAARIKFGQYKAWRVGRHGNAERHEALIQVSDITVHRDFNQDMIRTGDKLNTGRFAINQHYGYDYPRNNISYASAGCLVGRTRKGHREFMRLIKQDWRYQNNPNYRFMTTIIAGDDLVKQFSA
- a CDS encoding helix-turn-helix domain-containing protein — protein: MIGTKKAAELLGISDRRVRKLIAQGRVYGAFKIGGSWVIPTENGYPQIKTASRGPKPTWKKVKTPAKNVVYINRQLIGKKMDDGNFCPPIAVKCRNKNTYSRRVVIPGPCVLVYEFENPLNDCGATAWLETFSQPEIKDGCTFGEIMAKNPQPVQRKTKSRKASGKGFSKKTNKIPVTA
- a CDS encoding AAA-like domain-containing protein; its protein translation is MLTLKASPKGLAKIKKAREKKGWAIENSQWLVAASILLQPEIEWEEFGPYADGVSRATFKRFLQGKEYIKLDAFKAFCQVLGLDWEEVTELDIENNESSPFYVTREPYESQCDREIKKPGALIRIKAPEQMGKTLLLERILDNARQEGYQARKLDFQQADSLVLSDYQEFLQWFCVNLTDIFELEDRLDEHWKTRYGINSNCNRYFQKHILKEVKNPLVLGLDNLDLVFEQSAIFNDFCKLLRVWNDQSKQSDRIGELWKKMRLVLVHSTEVYGGMDINSSPLAGVGLPIDLVEFSPEEVLYLAQQYGLNWDASAVEDLTAMLGGHPALICRAFDCIKYQHLTLEKLLATAPTDEGIFQNHLGKHLQTLRKYPELADALLTSVNSSQPVDIASELAFKLHKMGLVKLKGNCVTPRCNLYRQYFSSRLTLS
- a CDS encoding glutathione S-transferase family protein, producing MKLYYAPASSYSQRVLIALYEKELDFTPIEVNLFDAESREKYLQINRFGKIPTLITDDGEILLEASIIVEYLDNYQKDIPLIPQDSKANLEMRMLERIIDVYINGGREALFKDSQRSPSPREDKEVVKAKRLLESACNLLDEKLANRTWLVGDTFTLADCSAAPTLSYLRIVYDYQHLQNLTIYFQRLSEKPSVRKAFGSGREQMKQMLSSLKYPVKFEDRL
- a CDS encoding glycoside hydrolase family 10 protein, which codes for MTSTFNKKVILVSLLLVGIASPVSSQPQPRQQEIKPPTVTREFRAAWIATVANIDFPSKPGLTTAEQKAELIAILDKAASINLNAVVFQIRPISDALYNSPYEPWSEFLSGEMGKPPQPFYDPLKFAVEEAHKRGLELHAWFNPDRAHHPETISPISENHISKTRPEFVKKYGKYMWLDPGDKQVQDYSLKVILDVVNRYDIDGVHIDDYFYPYPQRDFSGKKIDFPDDISFNKYLEAGGKLNRADWRRENINTFVKQMYESVKKQKPWVKVGISPFGVWQPGYPERITNIDSSGRGFNAYEQIYADSRKWLQQGWLDYLSPQLYWKIEQTAQSYPVLLNWWLSQNIKNRSIFPGIYTSRITNQKGKGWDASEIAYQIRTTRGFTKTSGNIHFSMKALMQNRDGIADILAEDIYKKPALVPATPWVNDTQPKKPELKIIQDKKFAQIRLYWQPKNKQKIKSWVVQLKKGDEWNTTILPGNKNSYFVNHVDIENIAISGVSRYGIESKPALIDVKAEVEALNW
- a CDS encoding AAA-like domain-containing protein, whose protein sequence is MAYEYRFSGTLPEDSSTYIKRPADDELYNSLKAGKFCYVLNSRKMGKSSLRVQVMRRLQQDGIICIIIDLSLFNTSFSTPEQWYADIIDNLVQRADLDFDLDAWWDEQKNISPIRIFSKFIEKVLLQQVHQNIVIFIDEIDSILSLKFPCDDFFAFIRGCYNLRADNPIYNRLTFCLLGVATPGDLIADIKRTPFNIGQAIELTPFSLEEITSSSLIQGFLEKVENPKAVLEQIWYWTNGQPFLTQKLCNLIVNHISDNTRILLEGRVSTIIHNQIIYNWEYQDEPEHLRTIRDRILKDERSASRLLGIYQSILQNGEVATNQSPEQVELCLSGLVIKQNGSLKIYNRIYKSIFNLSWVDKQLATLRPYSESFNRWLASGYKDESRLLQGKALQDAINWSSNKKLNFVDYQFLNASQKYQNQKEAEKNAKEVLLQANKQANRRIRIGAIFLLFAIMTAGLFANSAEKNRKKILAISNIQFSGNVALQLSSYQQIEALKSAIKLGDKLQKLVNNSHSVENYPVSSPILALQSILDNIQERNQFKHEENKGQVNSVSVSPNGKYIVTASTDTTAQLWDRNGKQLAPLPHKEKEGVVFRANFSSDSKYIVTASADTTAKVWDLSGNEIAILKHDKNYKVSRAIFSPDGKRIVTVSFDKKYDYKSTYKITFWHSQNYEKIASLAFQQKKDQQFKVIDAVFTIHGLVIVTTSEQGIVQLFNEQGKLTQTLIGHEEEVKSADFRKDGQLIATASKDNTVRLWEWNPNQKLQDNLVQVLREHTSVVNGVVFSHNGQYVATASRDNTVRLWKKDENQNLYAIKEVLRGHTKWVYGVVFTPDNQHIISASHDTTARIWKLSKKKSNMFQKVDSQIFTVAFSPNGSQIATGSGNGKINLWNKNGEWIRGWQIANKTSVYTIAFSPNGNQIATGSSDSKVHLWDSKGKLIEVLNGHDDPVLSIAFSPDGKRIVTGSRDDNVHLWDKNANLLKKIKKHTDWVESVAFSPNGKQFVTGSRDGTARLWDKNGKLIKILEGHKDWIESVAFNRDGNYIATASRDGNIRLWNKNGKFIKALEVYQYGIKDIAFSPTNRELIAVAYYDGTVRFWDKDSNFLLQELVGHGDQVHSIAFSPDGKQIVTGSRDGTARLWSVVSLEQLIKDGCIWLQDYFVTNPEELQRLEACHKYLKTNVK